Proteins found in one Tamandua tetradactyla isolate mTamTet1 chromosome 3, mTamTet1.pri, whole genome shotgun sequence genomic segment:
- the HDLBP gene encoding vigilin, whose protein sequence is MSSVAVLTQESFAEHRSGLVPQQIKVATLNSEEESDPPTYKDAFPPLPEKAACLENAQEPAGAWSNKIRPIKASVITQVFHVPLEERKYKDMNQFGEGEQAKICLEIMQRTGAHLELSLAKDQGLSIMVSGKLDAVMKARKDIVARLQTQASATVAIPKEHHRFVIGKNGEKLQDLELKTATKIQIPRPEDPSHQIRITGTKEGIEKARHEVLLISAEQDKRAVERLEVEKAFHPFIAGPYNRLVGEIMQETGTRINIPPPSVSRTEIVFTGEKEQLAQAVARIRKIYEEKKKKTTTIAVEVKKSQHKYVIGPKGNSLQEILERTGVSVEIPPSDSISETVILRGEPEKLGQALTEVYAKANSFTVSSVSAPSWLHRFIIGKKGQNLAKITQQMPKVHIEFTEGEDKITLEGPTEDVSVAQEQIEAMVKDLISRMDYVEINIDHKFHRHLIGKSGANINRIKDQYKVSVRIPPDSEKSNLIRIEGDPHGVQQAKRELLELASRMENERTKDLIIEQRFHRTIIGQKGERIREIRDKFPEVIINFPDPTQKSDIVQLRGPKNEVEKCTKYMQKMVADLVENSYSISVPIFKQFHKNIIGKGGANIKKIREESNTKIDLPAENSNSETIVITGKRANCEAARSRILSIQKDLANIAEVEVSIPSKLHNSLIGTKGRLIRSIMEECGGVHIHFPVEGSGSDTVVIRGPSSDVEKAKKQLLHLAEEKQTNSFTVDIRAKPEYHKFLIGKGGGKIRKVRDSTGARIIFPTAEDKDQDLITIIGKEDAVKEAQRELEALIQNLDNVVEDYMLVDPRHHRHFVIRRGQVLREIAEEYGGVMVSFPRSGTQSDRVTLKGAKDCVEAAKKRIQEIIEDLEAQVTIECAIPQKFHRSVMGPKGSRIQQITRDYNVQIKFPDREENPVHNVEPAVQENGDEPGEGRDAKEADPSSPRRCDIIIISGRKEKCEAAKEALEALVPVTIEVEVSFDLHRYIIGQKGSGIRKMMDEFEVNIQVPAPELQSDVIAITGLAANLDRAKAGLLERVKELQAEQEDRALRSFKLSVSVDPKYHPKIIGRKGTVITQIRLEHDVNIQFPDKDDGNQPQDQITITGYEKNTEAARDAILKIVGELEQMVSEDVPLDHRVHARIIGARGKAIRKVMDEFKVDIRFPQSGAPDPNCVTVTGLPENVEEAIDHILNLEEEYLADVVDNEALQVYMKPPVHEESKAPSRGFVVRDAPWTASSNEKAPDMSSSEEFPSFGAQVAPKTLPWGPKR, encoded by the exons GTGTTTCATGTGCCCCTGGAGGAGAGAAAATACAAGGACATGAACCAGTTTGGAGAAGGTGAGCAGGCAAAAATCTGCTTGGAAATCATGCAGAGGACTGGCGCGCACCTGGAGCTGTCCCTCGCCAAAGACCAAGGCCTCTCCATCATGGTCTCAGGAAAGTTGGATGCCGTCATGAAGGCTCGCAAGGACATTGTTGCTAGATTGCAGACCCAG GCCTCAGCAACTGTTGCCATTCCCAAAGAACATCATCGCTTTGTTATTGGcaaaaatggagagaaactgCAAGATTTGGAGCTAAAAACTGCAACCAAAATACAGATCCCACGCCCAGAGGACCCCAGCCATCAGATCAGAATCACCGGCACAAAAGAGGGCATTGAGAAGGCGCGCCATGAGGTCCTGCTCATTTCCGCTGAGCAG GACAAGCGTGCTGTCGAGAGGCTGGAAGTAGAGAAGGCATTCCACCCTTTCATTGCCGGGCCATACAATCGCCTTGTGGGTGAGATAATGCAGGAAACTGGGACACGCATCAACATCCCCCCACCCAGTGTCAGCCGGACGGAGATCGTCTTCACTGGTGAAAAGGAGCAGCTGGCCCAGGCAGTGGCACGCATCAGGAAGATCTATGAGGAAAAG AAAAAGAAGACCACAACAATTGCAGTTGAGGTGAAGAAATCACAGCATAAATACGTCATCGGGCCCAAGGGCAATTCCTTGCAGGAGATCCTGGAAAGAACTGGAGTTTCCGTGGAAATCCCACCATCAGACAGCATCTCAGAGACTGTGATACTTCGAGGCGAGCCTGAAAAATTAGGGCAGGCACTAACTGAAGTCTATGCCAAG GCCAACAGTTTCACAGTTTCCTCTGTCTCTGCCCCTTCCTGGCTTCACCGTTTTATTATTGGCAAGAAGGGCCAGAACCTGGCCAAAATCACTCAGCAGATGCCAAAg GTTCACATCGAGTTCACTGAGGGTGAGGACAAGATCACCCTGGAAGGTCCCACCGAGGATGTCAGTGTGGCCCAGGAACAGATTGAAGCCATGGTCAAAGATTTG ATTAGTCGGATGGACTACGTAGAGATCAACATCGACCACAAGTTCCACAGACACCTCATTGGGAAGAGTGGAGCCAACA TCAACAGAATCAAAGATCAGTACAAGGTGTCCGTGCGCATCCCTCCTGACAGCGAGAAGAGCAACTTGATCCGCATTGAGGGTGACCCGCACGGTGTGCAGCAGGCCAAGCGTGAACTGCTGGAGCTCGCTTCCCGTATG GAAAATGAGCGTACCAAGGATCTAATCATTGAACAGAGGTTTCATCGCACAATCATTGGGCAAAAGGGTGAACGGATCCGTGAAATTCGTGATAAATTTCCGGAG GTTATCATCAATTTTCCAGATCCAACACAAAAGAGTGATATCGTCCAACTAAGAGGGCCCAAAAATGAGGTGGAAAAATGCACAAAGTACATGCAGAAGATGGTGGCGGATCTG GTGGAAAATAGCTATTCAATTTCCGTCCCAATATTCAAACAGTTTCATAAGAACATCATTGGAAAAGGTGGTGCAAACATTAAAAAG ATTCGTGAAGAAAGCAATACCAAAATTGACCTTCCAGCAGAGAATAGTAACTCAGAGACCATTGTCATCACAGGCAAGCGGGCAAACTGTGAAGCTGCTCGGAGCCGCATTCTCTCTATTCAGAAGGACCTG GCAAACATTGCCGAGGTGGAGGTCTCGATACCGTCAAAGCTGCACAACTCCCTCATTGGCACCAAGGGCCGTCTGATCCGCTCAATCATGGAAGAATGTGGTGGGGTCCACATTCATTTCCCTGTGGAAGGTTCTGGAAGCGACACTGTTGTGATCAGGGGGCCTTCCTCTGATGTAGAGAAGGCCAAGAAGCAGCTCCTGCACCTAGCAGAGGAGAAG CAAACCAACAGTTTCACTGTTGACATCCGTGCCAAGCCCGAATACCACAAGTTCCTCATTGGCAAAGGAGGAGGCAAAATCCGCAAGGTGCGTGACAGCACCGGAGCCCGCATCATTTTCCCGACAGCTGAGGACAAGGACCAGGACCTGATCACCATCATAGGGAAGGAGGATGCTGTCAAGGAGGCACAGAGAGAGCTGGAGGCTCTGATCCAGAACCTG GATAATGTGGTTGAAGACTACATGCTGGTGGATCCCAGACACCACCGTCATTTTGTCATCCGAAGAGGCCAGGTCCTGCGGGAGATTGCTGAAGAGTACGGCGGCGTGATGGTTAGCTTCCCGCGTTCTGGCACGCAGAGTGACAGAGTCACCCTCAAAGGCGCCAAAGACTGTGTGGAGGCTGCCAAGAAGCGCATTCAAGAGATCATTGAGGACTTG GAAGCTCAGGTGACAATCGAATGTGCTATACCCCAGAAGTTCCATCGCTCTGTCATGGGCCCCAAAGGTTCCAGAATCCAGCAGATTACTCGGGATTATAATGTTCAAATTAAATTCCCAGACAGAGAGGAGAACCCAG TCCATAATGTTGAGCCAGCTGTCCAGGAGAACGGGGATGAGCCTGGAGAGGGGAGAGACGCCAAAGAGGCTGACCCCAGCTCTCCTCGGAGGTGCGACATTATTATCATCTCTGGCCGGAAGGAAAAGTGTGAGGCTGCCAAGGAGGCCCTTGAG GCGCTGGTTCCTGTCACTATCGAAGTGGAGGTGTCCTTTGATCTACACCGTTACATCATCGGGCAGAAAGGAAGCGGGATCCGCAAGATGATGGACGAGTTTGAG GTGAATATCCAGGTCCCCGCCCCTGAGCTGCAGTCTGATGTCATTGCCATCACTGGCCTGGCAGCCAACCTGGACCGGGCCAAGGCTGGGCTTCTCGAGCGTGTGAAGGAGCTGCAGGCAGAGCAGGAGGACCGG GCTTTAAGGAGTTTTAAGCTGAGTGTCTCTGTGGACCCAAAGTACCACCCCAAAATCATTGGTAGAAAGGGGACCGTGATCACCCAAATTCGCTTGGAGCATGATGTGAACATCCAGTTTCCTGACAAAGATGATGGGAACCAG CCCCAGGACCAGATCACCATCACAGGGTACGAGAAGAACACCGAGGCTGCCCGGGATGCCATCCTGAAGATCGTGGGCGAGCTTGAGCAAATGGTTTCTGAGGATGTCCCGCTGGACCACCGAGTCCATGCCCGCATCATTGGCGCCCGGGGCAAAGCCATCCGCAAGGTCATGGACGAGTTCAAG GTGGACATTCGCTTCCCGCAGAGTGGAGCCCCAGACCCTAATTGCGTGACCGTGACTGGGCTCCCGGAGAATGTGGAGGAAGCCATTGACCACATCCTTAACCTGGAGGAGGAATAT CTGGCTGATGTGGTGGACAATGAGGCGCTGCAGGTATACATGAAGCCCCCGGTGCATGAGGAGTCCAAGGCCCCATCCAGGGGCTTTGTGGTGAGGGACGCTCCCTGGACAGCCAGCAGCAACGAGAAG GCTCCTGACATGAGCAGCTCTGAAGAGTTTCCAAGCTTTGGGGCTCAGGTGGCCCCCAAGACTCTCCCTTGGGGCCCCAAACGATAA